From one Humulus lupulus chromosome 8, drHumLupu1.1, whole genome shotgun sequence genomic stretch:
- the LOC133795809 gene encoding thioredoxin H-type-like, with product MGSCWAKEVDYHDQDQDHHEAELASGNVHLITTMENWEVMLSEANKDGKIVLANFSAPWCNPCRSIAPTYIEMADKYPSFLFLTVDVDELTELSTSWGISATPTFFFLKEQKTIDKLVGANKDELHKKLAAVTTRHDNSQAKSQ from the exons ATGGGAAGTTGTTGGGCAAAG GAGGTTGATTATCATGATCAAGATCAAGACCATCACGAGGCCGAACTTGCTAGTGGAAATGTGCATCTTATAACAACGATGGAAAATTGGGAGGTTATGTTATCAGAGGCTAACAAAGATGGCAAAATT GTTTTGGCGAATTTCAGTGCACCATGGTGTAATCCGTGTAGATCAATAGCACCAACCTACATTGAAATGGCAGATAAATATCCCTCCTTTCTATTTTTAACTGTAGACGTAGACGAGCTCACA GAACTGAGTACTTCATGGGGAATCAGTGCCACTCCAACATTCTTTTTCCTTAAAGAACAAAAAACGATCGACAAACTTGTTGGGGCTAACAAGGACGAACTCCACAAGAAATTAGCCGCGGTGACTACTCGTCATGATAATTCTCAAGCAAAATCACAATAG